In Wolinella succinogenes DSM 1740, a single genomic region encodes these proteins:
- the icd gene encoding NADP-dependent isocitrate dehydrogenase produces the protein MANFEGYNPRFLPLPTEGEAITLTPEGILQVPDHPIIPYIEGDGIGMDITPAMKSVVDAAVNKAYGGKRKIAWYEVYTGEKCYEKFKNEKSLSPMDQWLLPDTIDAINYFKVSIKGPLTTPVGEGFRSLNVALRQMMDLYVCLRPVRWYGSPSPVKEPHKVDMVIYRENSEDIYAGIEFAAESKEANKVIQFLQNEMEVKKIRFPKTSAIGIKPVSKEGSERLIRKAIQYAIDNDRASLTFVHKGNIMKFTEGGFMKWGYELLKREFGATEIDGGPWCSMKNPKTGKEIIIKDVIADAFLQQILLRPAEYDVIATMNLNGDYISDALAAMVGGIGIAPGANLNDSVAMFEATHGTAPKYAGLDKVNPGSLILSAEMMLRHMGWIEAADLVVSSMKKAIESKNVTYDFARLMEGAKEVKCSEFAQVMIERM, from the coding sequence ATGGCTAATTTTGAAGGCTACAATCCCCGATTTCTCCCCTTGCCCACCGAAGGCGAGGCAATCACCCTCACCCCTGAGGGAATCCTCCAGGTCCCTGATCACCCCATTATCCCCTACATTGAGGGCGATGGCATTGGCATGGATATCACGCCAGCGATGAAAAGTGTTGTGGACGCTGCGGTGAACAAGGCCTATGGAGGCAAAAGAAAAATCGCATGGTATGAGGTCTACACGGGCGAGAAGTGCTATGAAAAGTTTAAAAATGAAAAGAGCCTCTCTCCGATGGATCAGTGGCTCCTCCCTGATACGATTGATGCAATCAACTACTTCAAGGTCTCCATCAAAGGCCCTCTAACCACGCCCGTGGGCGAAGGATTTCGCAGCCTGAATGTTGCCTTGCGCCAGATGATGGATCTCTATGTCTGCCTCCGCCCTGTGCGCTGGTATGGCAGCCCCAGCCCTGTCAAAGAGCCTCACAAGGTCGATATGGTGATCTATCGCGAAAATAGTGAGGATATCTACGCGGGAATCGAGTTTGCCGCCGAGAGCAAAGAGGCCAACAAAGTGATCCAATTCCTCCAAAACGAAATGGAGGTGAAAAAGATTCGATTCCCCAAAACAAGCGCCATCGGAATCAAGCCCGTGAGCAAAGAGGGGAGTGAGCGTCTCATCAGAAAAGCCATCCAATACGCTATCGACAACGACCGCGCCTCCCTCACCTTTGTTCACAAAGGCAACATCATGAAATTCACCGAGGGCGGATTCATGAAGTGGGGTTATGAGCTGCTCAAACGAGAATTTGGCGCGACCGAGATCGATGGAGGTCCTTGGTGCTCCATGAAAAACCCAAAAACAGGCAAAGAGATCATCATCAAAGACGTCATTGCTGATGCCTTCTTGCAGCAGATTCTCTTGCGCCCTGCTGAATATGATGTCATTGCCACCATGAATCTCAATGGCGACTATATCTCTGACGCGCTCGCTGCGATGGTTGGAGGAATCGGGATCGCTCCTGGTGCCAACCTCAATGATAGCGTGGCGATGTTTGAGGCGACTCATGGAACCGCGCCCAAATACGCTGGACTTGACAAGGTCAACCCCGGCTCTCTTATCCTAAGTGCAGAGATGATGCTGCGCCACATGGGCTGGATCGAGGCGGCCGACCTCGTCGTCTCCTCCATGAAAAAGGCGATCGAATCCAAAAATGTCACTTACGACTTTGCCCGCTTGATGGAGGGCGCCAAAGAGGTGAAATGCTCCGAATTTGCCCAAGTCATGATTGAGCGAATGTAA